GCACACGTACATCTTGGGGCAGTGGCTCCGCTTGTAGTGGTTCTTGGCGCAGATCACCGACTTGAGCGGCTGGAACTTGGCGTGCTTCCGGTTCCACCGGCAACCCTCCTGCGGGCACGAGTAGTACGACCTgctgctcgtcgtcgccgccgcggcggagtcccccgcgccggcggccttggcCGGGTTCGCCAGCGCCGCGCTGCTCTTGTACTCGTCGCCGTGCGCGCGCATGTGCATACGCAGGTTGGCGTCGCGCTTGAACCCCTTGCCGCACACCTGGCAGTAGTGCGTGTACTTGGCCAGCAGCTCCGCCGCGTCCAGCTCGATgatcgtgccgccgccgccggcctcctcctcggccgtcgtggccgcggtcgCCGGCTGCGACTGCGACTGCGATGGCACGGCCGTCCTGGCGTGGATACGGTTGTCGTAGCCGTAGCCgcagcggtggtggtgctgcggCTGCCACTGCTGCTGCATGACATGATGGTCCATGACGACGGCCGCCTGGGGGTCAGTATCCGGCATGCCGCTGTTCTTGGCAtggccaacggcggcggcggcgatattATTGGTAACCGCCGGCGCCGCATTAGCGGCGGTCGTAGATGACTGTGCACCCGCGTGCAGGCCGCAAAGTTGCTGGAAGGCGTACATcatcgaggaggcggcggtgatgaTCTCCTGGatgacggcgccggcgctggacacggcggcgccgccgggcccaTCGTgctcgaccgcgagcccgacgagcggctgcagctgctgcaccTTGTCCCTGAGCACGGACAGGTTGTAGAGCAGCGCGTGGCAGTGTGCGTCGGCCGGATCGGACGCCGGCGGCTCCATGAACCCGCCGTCCATGCCATCGAGGGCATGGTGGAACAGCTGGTTCTGCACGAAGTAGGGGTTCCCCCCTCCTCCGATCATACCAACTAGCTTAGCTTGCTACTTTCTCGATCTCTCAGGCTAATCGATCAGCTTGCGATTCCGCGCATGCGATATGGAATCTACCGAGCTTTGAGAGGAGGAAATTGGCGGTCAATGGAGATAATAAGGGCagaaggaggaggtgggggGAAGGGATGGATCGGAGATCGAATTGGAGATGACGACCtgcaggggcggaggaggaaggtCAACTGCCCCAAGGCCAGGGCACTTGAGAACATCCCTACTTGAAGCCTCCCTCAAATGGCACCCAGCCCGAAAGGTGACATGCACACACTGTTATATATGTGCATGACTAGCTAACATGTCAGAAATAGAATAAACTACCATATGCTCCCTAGCTATGTTCATAGTTGTATGCATGGCCAATATAATGCAACAAGAACATACAGGCAGGAATATCTTGCTGGTGTATTTTAGCCCAATCATGTCCCAGCTCAAATGTTTGTTTAACTAGGTTGGTCCTTTGGAGGAAATTAAATATATAAGGTTCCTTTATTGGCCCTGTTGCCATTTGATTGCTTCTCCAAGGCAGCAGCTCAGCAAAGCAAAAATGCATGTGTCACTGACCTGTGGGACCATCCATGTCCTTCCAGATCTACCGATGGATCAGTGGCCACTGCACATACACTGGAATAATTAAAAATGCATGGACCTGGAGTAGTAGTTGTGTGTTCGAATGCAAACACTGTTATAGGACATGTTGTGCGAGGCTCTATCCAGGACG
The genomic region above belongs to Setaria italica strain Yugu1 chromosome VI, Setaria_italica_v2.0, whole genome shotgun sequence and contains:
- the LOC101759796 gene encoding protein SENSITIVE TO PROTON RHIZOTOXICITY 2, with the translated sequence MIGGGGNPYFVQNQLFHHALDGMDGGFMEPPASDPADAHCHALLYNLSVLRDKVQQLQPLVGLAVEHDGPGGAAVSSAGAVIQEIITAASSMMYAFQQLCGLHAGAQSSTTAANAAPAVTNNIAAAAVGHAKNSGMPDTDPQAAVVMDHHVMQQQWQPQHHHRCGYGYDNRIHARTAVPSQSQSQPATAATTAEEEAGGGGTIIELDAAELLAKYTHYCQVCGKGFKRDANLRMHMRAHGDEYKSSAALANPAKAAGAGDSAAAATTSSRSYYSCPQEGCRWNRKHAKFQPLKSVICAKNHYKRSHCPKMYVCNRCNRKHFSVLSDLRTHEKHCGDHRWVCSCGTFFSRKDKLIGHLALFTGHHPAVPLDRQPNGGGRRLSSSTASASQLGT